The following proteins are encoded in a genomic region of Deltaproteobacteria bacterium:
- a CDS encoding sigma-70 family RNA polymerase sigma factor, with translation MESLPKSQDVSPVAASNTSEKDLIRGLREKADWAFRELISRWSDKLYRLSLRFLRRPEEAQEIVQEVCLKVVEKIDTFEGSSSLYTWLYRVTVNESLMRLRPDKGKKTVSWEDVLPKYENGIHTQEFSDWAKLPDERFAEKEIQEFVQSAIELLPDDLKTAYLLKDVEQLPEDEVCKVLELTKPAMKNRVHRARLFLRKKIEAKYVR, from the coding sequence GTGGAAAGTCTTCCAAAATCCCAAGATGTTTCCCCCGTTGCCGCATCTAACACCAGTGAGAAGGATTTGATTCGGGGCCTCCGCGAGAAGGCCGATTGGGCCTTTCGCGAATTGATCTCTCGCTGGTCGGATAAACTGTACCGGCTTTCACTCCGGTTCTTGAGACGCCCGGAGGAGGCCCAGGAGATCGTTCAGGAGGTGTGCTTGAAGGTGGTGGAAAAGATTGACACATTTGAAGGTTCCTCTTCATTATATACTTGGCTCTATCGGGTCACCGTGAACGAGTCGTTGATGAGGCTTCGGCCCGATAAAGGGAAGAAAACCGTTTCGTGGGAGGATGTCTTGCCAAAATATGAGAATGGCATCCACACGCAGGAGTTTTCGGATTGGGCAAAACTCCCGGACGAGAGGTTTGCCGAAAAAGAGATACAAGAGTTTGTCCAGTCGGCCATTGAACTCCTGCCCGATGATCTCAAAACCGCCTATCTCTTGAAGGATGTCGAGCAACTGCCGGAGGATGAGGTCTGCAAGGTTTTAGAGCTCACCAAACCAGCCATGAAAAACAGGGTTCACCGTGCCCGGCTATTCTTGAGAAAAAAGATTGAGGCGAAGTATGTCCGTTAA
- a CDS encoding zf-HC2 domain-containing protein has protein sequence MSVKHKMIRAMFGLMGLPTCEEVEQFAYDFLEEALDSSTMKAVGRHLRACKNCQRFIAAYRKTAALGKMFEKPQLDPEFKESLFEFLVQKAGGRV, from the coding sequence ATGTCCGTTAAGCACAAAATGATCCGGGCCATGTTTGGCCTCATGGGACTCCCGACCTGTGAGGAGGTGGAACAGTTCGCCTACGACTTTTTGGAGGAGGCTTTGGATTCATCGACAATGAAGGCGGTGGGGCGACACCTCAGGGCGTGTAAGAATTGCCAGCGGTTCATCGCGGCCTATCGCAAGACGGCCGCGTTGGGGAAAATGTTTGAGAAACCGCAACTCGATCCGGAATTCAAAGAGAGTCTCTTTGAGTTTCTGGTTCAAAAGGCAGGAGGAAGGGTATGA
- a CDS encoding MgtC/SapB family protein, which translates to MKEILIPLGVSFLSGMILGLEREMSHKPAGLRTQVLVSLGTTLFIISGQLFGGEVIRLAANVLTGLGFLGAGVIWQQKGNVRGLTTAALIWVNGSLGVAIGFQQYVLAGAGVLLTLIALRLLGFVEEKIKSKCRVFRYEVVTKENEKVLETIHEALNRCHFQEDPLTFEKGADAVTVRFAFCNPPLRHQEFVEKLRKMTDVLGVKTE; encoded by the coding sequence ATGAAAGAGATTTTGATTCCGCTCGGTGTCAGTTTTCTCTCCGGGATGATCTTGGGACTGGAACGGGAGATGTCGCACAAACCGGCCGGACTCCGCACCCAGGTCCTTGTGAGCCTGGGGACGACCCTCTTTATTATTTCGGGGCAGTTGTTTGGCGGAGAGGTCATCCGACTTGCCGCCAATGTGTTGACCGGGTTGGGGTTCTTGGGGGCCGGTGTCATCTGGCAACAGAAGGGAAATGTTCGGGGACTCACAACGGCGGCACTCATCTGGGTTAATGGAAGCCTTGGCGTTGCCATCGGATTTCAACAATACGTCTTGGCCGGTGCAGGAGTTCTTCTCACTCTCATTGCCCTGCGGCTGTTGGGATTTGTCGAAGAAAAAATTAAGAGCAAGTGTCGGGTTTTCCGTTACGAGGTTGTCACAAAAGAGAATGAAAAAGTCTTGGAGACGATCCATGAAGCCTTGAATCGTTGTCATTTTCAGGAAGATCCACTCACCTTTGAAAAAGGGGCTGATGCAGTCACGGTTCGTTTTGCCTTTTGCAACCCGCCGTTACGGCATCAGGAGTTTGTCGAAAAACTTCGCAAGATGACTGATGTCCTCGGGGTCAAAACCGAATGA
- a CDS encoding class I SAM-dependent methyltransferase, whose amino-acid sequence MTDENHRLRLKYQWTSWVYDLLDYPWERQYRKWRPEILKDVNGRVLEAGVGTGHNLRHYSSSVNLTAIDLSSGMLGQARKRARQVRCRVDLQEADATNLNRFTDGIFDWYVSTFMFCVMPDRLQPIALKEMARILKPGGRFRLIEILYSKDRALRLRQKILAPFVEFVYGARFDRKTLDHLRAFPSLKVTRTTYLKADTYLLIEGEKI is encoded by the coding sequence ATGACCGATGAGAATCACCGTCTACGATTAAAATACCAATGGACCTCATGGGTCTATGACCTCCTCGATTATCCGTGGGAGCGGCAATACCGAAAGTGGCGGCCGGAGATCTTGAAAGACGTTAACGGCCGGGTTTTGGAGGCCGGAGTCGGAACAGGACACAACCTGCGTCACTATTCTTCGTCCGTAAACCTCACTGCCATTGACTTAAGTTCGGGGATGCTTGGTCAGGCGCGAAAACGGGCAAGACAGGTCCGATGCAGAGTGGACCTCCAAGAGGCCGATGCCACAAACTTGAACCGATTCACCGATGGAATTTTTGATTGGTACGTCTCGACTTTCATGTTCTGCGTAATGCCCGACCGCTTGCAACCTATTGCCCTGAAAGAGATGGCGCGAATTCTTAAACCGGGGGGGAGGTTCCGCCTGATTGAGATCCTTTATTCCAAAGACCGCGCCCTACGACTCCGCCAGAAAATCCTCGCTCCGTTTGTCGAGTTTGTCTATGGGGCACGGTTCGATCGAAAAACCTTGGATCATCTTCGCGCGTTTCCATCGCTCAAGGTAACTCGCACGACCTATTTGAAGGCGGATACCTATCTCTTGATTGAAGGGGAAAAAATTTAA